A part of Gossypium hirsutum isolate 1008001.06 chromosome A07, Gossypium_hirsutum_v2.1, whole genome shotgun sequence genomic DNA contains:
- the LOC121231858 gene encoding patellin-4-like, with product MQYLKKMISEENSDKFLRWRVQQMEKCIKELNFEPGGADSLIQVIDWKDFQGPHTKELRSVYRKCWTLLEEHYPGIIHQYIIVNVPLRYYVSQSFSSRLITHKPSNKIIFARPGKVTETLLRFISPENLLIEYGGLKRINDSEFLSEHKVFELNLKAHASTHIEIRAPEVGVTVVWDVTVVGWNVTYKEEFIPEDEGSYQVLLQDKEKKGGRDSVLGTHII from the exons ATGCAGTATCTTAAAAAAATGATATCAGAAGAGAATTCTGACAAGTTTTTAAGATGGAGAGTTCAACAAATGGAGAAGTGCATAAAAGAACTCAACTTTGAACCCGGTGGAGCTGACTCATTGATTCAGGTAATAGATTGGAAGGACTTTCAAGGACCTCACACTAAGGAACTTCGTTCTGTTTATCGAAAATGTTGGACGTTGCTTGAAGAACATTATCCTGGGATCATCCATCAATAT ATAATTGTAAATGTTCCTTTAAGGTACTATGTATCCCAGTCGTTTTCTTCACGGTTGATAACTCACAAACCGAGTAACAAGATCATTTTTGCCAGACCAGGGAAAGTTACTGAGACTCTTCTGAG ATTCATATCTCCAGAAAACCTTCTAATTGAATATGGAGGTCTCAAAAGAATCAACGACAGCGAGTTTTTGTCGGAGCACAAAGTGTTCGAGCTTAATCTCAAAGCACATGCATCAACACATATTGAAATTCGAGCCCCCGAG GTTGGAGTGACAGTAGTATGGGATGTAACAGTGGTGGGATGGAATGTAACATACAAAGAGGAGTTCATACCAGAGGATGAAGGGTCGTACCAGGTATTGTTGCAAGACAAGGAAAAGAAAGGGGGGAGAGACAGTGTGTTAGGAACTCATATTATATAA
- the LOC107955434 gene encoding LOW QUALITY PROTEIN: structural maintenance of chromosomes protein 1 (The sequence of the model RefSeq protein was modified relative to this genomic sequence to represent the inferred CDS: inserted 2 bases in 2 codons) yields MPSLTSPGKILRLELENFKSYKGLQTIGPFSDFTAIIGPNGAGKSNLMDAISFVLGVRTGQLRGGQLRDLIYAFDDREKEQRGRRAFVRLVYQLAGGSELCFTRSITSTGGSEYRIDSSVVNVEEYNGKLRSLGILVKARNFLVFQGDVESIASKNPKELTGLLEQISGSESVKNKYEELEELKARAEEKSALIYQRKRTIVMERKQKKEQKEEAEKHFRLQDELKSLKKEHYLWQLHNIEKDIDKITDELDSEKKNREDVMHELEHFEAEAAKKKKEQAKYLKEIAQCEKRISERSIRVDKSQPELLKLNEEMSRINSKIKSNRKELERKKEERRKHGDDIKELQKGIQDLTAKLEELNEKXRDGTGKLPLLDSQLTEYFQIKEDAGMKTAKLRDEKELLDRQQHTDIEAQKNLEENLQQLRNREQELEAQEDQMRTRLKKILDTSAKQKDELAELKKELREMQDRHQKSRSKHENLKSKIAEIENQLRELKADRHENERDARLSQAVETLKRLFQGVHGRMTDLCRPTQKKYNLAVTVAMGRFMDAVVVEDENTGKECIKYLKEQRLPPQTFIPLQSVRVKPIIERLRTLGGTAKLIFDVIQFDPALEKAVLFAVGNTLVCDDLEEAKVLSWTGERFKVVTVDGILLSKSGTMTGGTSGGMEARSNKWDDKKIEGLKKKKEQFESELEELGSIREMQLKESETSGRISGLEKKIQYADIEKKSIEDKLKNLKQEKKNIKDRIGHITPEIQKLKDVSDKRSKDIMKLEKRINEIVDRLFKSFSQSVGVANIREYEENQLKAAQNMAEERLSLSNQLAKLKYQLEYERKRDVDSRIKKLESSISSLENDLKLVHKKXAEVKLATEKASEDINRWKEEVKEWKSKSEDCEKEIQEWKKQASAATTSISKLNRQINSKETQINQLDEWKGEIIEKCDLEHIELPLIADPMETESSNGKEFDFSQLNRSLLQDRRPSDREKLEAEFKQKIDALVSEIERTAPNLKALDQYKTLQEKERDVTEEFELARKEEKQVADEYNSVKQKRYELFMDAFNHISSNIDRIYKQLTKSGTHPLGGTAYLNLENEDDPFLHGIKYTAMPPTKRFRDMEQLSGGEKTVAALALLFSIHSYKPSPFFILDEVDAALDNLNVAKVAGFIRSKSCDGARTSQDSEIGSGFQSIVISLKDSFYDKAEALVGVYRDSERSCSRTLTFDLTKYRES; encoded by the exons ATGCCGTCTTTGACTTCTCCAGGAAAAATACTTCGCCTAGAGCTTGAGAACTTCAAGTCCTACAAGGGTCTTCAAACTATCGGTCCCTTCTCCGACTTCACCGCCATTATTGGACCGAATGGGGCAGGCAAGTCCAATCTCATGGATGCAATCAGCTTCGTTCTTGGAGTCCGAACTGGTCAGCTACGTGGGGGCCAACTCAGAGACCTAATATATGCTTTCGACGACCGTGAAAAGGAACAACGTGGCCGACGCGCATTTGTGCGATTAGTTTACCAGCTTGCCGGTGGCTCCGAACTCTGTTTCACTCGTTCCATCACTAGTACTGGAGGTAGCGAGTACCGTATCGACAGCAGTGTTGTCAACGTGGAGGAGTACAATGGAAAGTTAAGATCACTTGGTATTCTCGTTAAGGCCCggaattttcttgtttttcag GGTGATGTCGAGTCCATTGCTTCAAAAAATCCCAAAGAACTGACAGGGCTGCTCGAGCAGATTTCGGGCTCTGAATCAGTAAAGAACAAATATGAGGAGTTGGAAGAGCTAAAAGCTAGGGCTGAAGAAAAATCAGCGCTTATTTATCAAAGAAAGAGGACAATAGTGATGGAGAGAAAGCAAAAGAAAGAACAGAAGGAAGAAGCTGAAAAGCACTTCCGCTTGCAAGATGAGCTG AAATCTTTGAAAAAGGAGCATTATTTGTGGCAATTGCATAACATAGAGAAGGACATTGACAAGATTACTGATGAACTCGACTCTGAAAAAAAGAACCGTGAAGATGTGATGCATGAGCTAGAACATTTTGAAGCTGAAGCAGCTAAAAAGAAGAAGGAACAGGctaaatacctaaaggagatTGCTCAATGTGAAAAAAGGATCTCCGAGAGAAGCATTAGAGTTGATAAAAGT CAACCTGAGCTTCTGAAATTAAATGAAGAAATGTCTCGTATAAATTCAAAAATCAAGAGTAATCGAAAGGAgcttgaaagaaaaaaagaagaaaggaggAAACATGGTGATGATATAAAAGAATTACAGAAAGGCATACAGGATCTGACTGCAAAGTTGGAAGAGTTAAATGAAA GCCGCGATGGCACAGGGAAACTCCCTTTGCTTGATAGTCAACTTACCGAGTATTTCCAAAT TAAGGAGGATGCTGGGATGAAAACTGCTAAGTTAAGAGATGAGAAGGAGCTTCTCGATAGGCAACAACATACTGAtattgaagctcaaaaaaatttggaagaaaatctcCAACAGTTGAGAAATAGGGAGCAAGAGTTGGAAGCACAGGAAGACCAAATGCGAACTAGACTGAAGAAGATTCTTGATACCTCTGCTAAACAGAAGGACGAACTTGCAGAATTAAAAAAGGAACTACGAGAAATGCAAGATAGACATCAGAAGTCCAG ATCTAAGCATGAGAACCTCAAGTCCAAAATTGCTGAAATAGAAAATCAGTTACGTGAGCTGAAGGCTGATCGACATGAAAATGAAAGGGATGCTAGGTTGTCTCAAGCTGTTGAGACTCTGAAACGCCTGTTTCAAGGTGTTCATGGTCGCATGACTGATCTTTGTAGACCAACACAGAAGAAGTACAACCTTGCAGTCACTGTTGCCATGGGCAGATTTATGGATGCTGTTGTTGTAGAGGATGAAAATACCGGAAAGGAATGTATTAAG TATTTGAAAGAGCAAAGGCTTCCTCCTCAGACTTTCATTCCTCTTCAATCAGTGCGTGTTAAGCCAATCATTGAAAGGTTGCGCACCTTAGGTGGCACAGCGAAGCTTATCTTTGATGTGATCCA ATTTGACCCTGCTTTGGAGAAGGCAGTTCTTTTTGCTGTTGGGAATACTCTAGTTTGTGATGATCTTGAAGAAGCCAAGGTTCTTAGCTGGACTGGAGAGAGGTTTAAAG TTGTAACTGTTGATGGGATTCTACTCTCAAAGTCCGGCACAATGACTGGTGGTACAAGTGGTGGAATGGAAGCTAGGTCGAATAAATGGGATGATAAGAAAATTGAAG gtttgaaaaaaaagaaggaacAATTTGAATCAGAGCTGGAAGAGCTTGGATCAATTAGAGAGATGCAGCTAAAGGAGTCTGAAACATCTGGGAGAATTAGTGGACTTGAAAAGAAAATCCAATATGCTGACATTGAGAAG AAAAGCATAGAAGACAAGCTTAAAAACTTGAAGCAGGAGAAGAAGAATATTAAGGATAGGATTGGACATATAACTCCTGAGATTCAAAAG TTAAAAGATGTGAGTGATAAAAGGAGCAAAGACATCATGAAGTTGGAGAAGAGGATTAATGAAATTGTTGATCGACTTTTCAAAAGTTTTAGTCAGTCTGTAGGGGTGGCAAACATCCGTGAGTATGAAGAAAATCAGCTCAAGGCTGCCCAGAATATGGCAGAAGAGAGGCTTAGCTTGAGTAATCAACTTGCAAAGTTGAAGTATCA GTTGGAGTATGAGCGTAAACGAGATGTagattcaagaattaagaagcTGGAATCTTCTATCAGTTCCTTGGAAAATGATTTAAAACTGGTTCACAAAA AGGCTGAAGTCAAGTTGGCAACAGAAAAGGCTTCTGAAGATATCAATCGGTGGAAGGAAGAAGTGAAGG AGTGGAAATCCAAGTCAGAAGACTGTGAGAAGGAAATTCAGGAATGGAAGAAGCAGGCTTCTGCTGCTACGACATCCATATCCAAACTTAATCGCCAAATAAATTCTAAG GAGACTCAGATTAATCAACTGGATGAATGGAAGGGGGAAATCATTGAAAAGTGTGACTTAGAGCACATCGAGCTTCCTCTCATTGCAGACCCAATGGAAACTGAATCTTCAAATGGGAAGGAGTTTGATTTTAGTCAGTTAAATCGATCACTTCTGCAGGATCGAAGGCCTTCTGATAGGGAGAAGCTTGAGGCagaattcaaacaaaaaattgaTGCTCTAGTGTCGGAAATTGAAAGAACTGCTCCCAATTTGAAGGCTCTTGACCAATATAAGACTCTTCAAGAGAAGGAAAGAGATGTAACTGAAGAGTTTGAATTagccagaaaagaggagaagCAAGTAGCTGATGAATACAATTCAGTTAAGCAGAAGAG ATATGAGTTGTTCATGGATGCTTTCAACCACATTTCTAGTAATATCGATAGGATTTACAAACAGCTAACAAAGAGTGGTACGCATCCATTGGGTGGGACAGCATATTTGAACTTAGAAAATGAGGATGATCCTTTTCTACACGGTATCAAATACACAGCTATGCCGCCAACAAAGCGCTTCAGGGATATGGAACAACTATCTGGTGGAGAAAAAACAGTTGCAGCACTTGCTCTACTCTTCTCCATCCACAG CTACAAGCCTTCACCCTTTTTCATATTGGATGAAGTGGATGCCGCATTGGATAATCTAAACGTTGCAAAGGTAGCTGGATTCATCCGTTCAAAATCATGTGATGGAGCAAGGACTAGCCAGGACAGTGAAATTGGAAGCGGTTTCCAAAGTATAGTGATATCACTTAAAGATAGCTTTTATGACAAGGCCGAGGCTTTGGTTGGGGTTTATCGGGATTCAGAGAGGAG CTGCTCGAGAACTTTAACGTTTGACTTGACCAAATACCGAGAGTCATGA